DNA from Actinoplanes sp. SE50/110:
GACTTCACCAGCGGCACCGACCTGTTCGCCCGCGGCTACAGCTACGTGATGGTCGACCTGCGCGGCTTCGGCGGCAGCACCGGCTGCCTCGACTGGGTGGGCCCGGGGGAGCAGGCCGACGTCAAGGCGGCGATCCGCTGGGCGGCCGGCCAGCCGTGGTCGACCGGCCGGGTCGGGATGTACGGCAAGTCGTACGACGCGGTCACCGGCCTGGTCGGCAACGATCTGCGGCTGCCGGCCCTGAAGGCGGTGGTCGCCCAGGAGCCGGTCTGGAACATGTACAACTACCTGTTCAGCAACGGCGTGCCCCGGCCCAACGTGACCGGTACCCCGGCGGCGTACAACGGCATCGCCACGCTCGCGCCGCTGCCCGACGACAGCGACCACTACAGGGCGAACGCCGCGTACGAGTCCAGCCACCCGGAATGCCTCAGCGACAACCTGAAGAACAACGACAACCCGGACCCGGACTCGTCCTACTGGCGGGCGCGCAACCTGGCGGCGCGCGCGAAGGGCACCGGCACCCCGCTGTTCGTCACTCAGGGCTTCATCGAGAACAACACCAAGCCGGAGGACATCCAGGAGTACCTCGGCAACCACCACGGCGTGGAACGCGGGTGGCTCGGGCAGTGGGAACACGTACGCGGCAATCAGACCGACGACCAGGGTCAGCTTCTGCAGGGCCGGGCCGGATTCTTCGACGAGGTCATGCGGTTCTACGACCGCTACCTCAAGGGCGTCCTCCCGGCCGTGCACGACCCGGCGTTCGCGATCGAGGACAGCACCGGCGTGTGGCGTGCCCAGCCGGCCTGGCCCATCCCCACCTCGGTGACCTCGGCGAAGCTGACCGACGGGCAGTACGTCGACGACGGCCTGCCCTCCGCCCTGGCCGCGACCGGTGTTCCCGGCGCCCGGCAGTGGGACATGGAGCACGCCGCCGACCCCGCACCGGCCACCGCGCGGGGGCTCGCGCCGCTGCCGGCGGCCGGTGACACGCACAGCTACCTCACCTGGTCGACGCCGGTCACCACCCGGCTGCGGATCACCGGCACCCCGCGGATCGCCCTCACCGCCAGCGCGCCCGGCAACGTCCAGGTGCGGCTCTGGGACGTCGCTCCCGGCGGATCCGCGGTGATGTTCGACGAGAACGTGGCACTGATCGCGAAGGCCGGCCGGGTCGGCGTCGACCTCAAGGCGACCGACTGGACCCTGGAATCCGGCCACCAGCTCGGCGTGCAGGTCGGCACGATCGGCAGCGGCACCTGGCTGGACACCCCGAGCGGCAACACCATCCAGGTCAGCCGGGCGCGGCTCAGCCTGGCGCTGCAGGACCCGGCGCGGGACGTGCCCACCCAGGGCGACCGGTCGCCGTTCCTCGACACCTACCTGCGGCAGTACACCCGGACGCTGACCGGGGTCGGCGCGGGCAGCTTCCCGCTCGCGCTCCGCGGCCGGCACTGACGGCGGCGGACGCCCGCCGGTGCTTCAGCCGGTGGGCGTCCGCCACGGGTCAGCCGGTGACGCCGGTCCAGGAGGCCGGGATGTGGGCGAGGCGGACCCGCTGCGGGTGGTCGCCGACCGGCACCGAGACCACCTTCTGACCGGTGGCGAAGTCGATCGCGGTGACCGCGTCCGCCCCGCTCTCCGAGATGACGCAGTCCCGGCCGTCGCCGCTGACCGTCGCCCAGTACGGCTTGGCCGCCGGCACCAGGGTGCCCTCATGCAGGGTGGCGCGGTCGACCACGGTGGCGTAGTCGTCCATCGTCCCGGCCACGCACAGTTTGCTGCCGTCCGGACTCATCGAGAGGCCGTGGTGCCGCGAGTCGTTGACGAACGTGGTGCGGTCGTCGCTGGTGGCCGGATTCTTCGGCAGTGTCTTCACCCGGGTGATCTTGTCGGTGGCCACGTCGTACTCGATGAAGCCGTTGAAGAACGAGACCTGGAAGTAGAGCTTGGCGAAGTCCGGGCTGAAGACCGCCGGACGGATCGCGTTGGACAGGTCGCTGCGACCGAAGGCGTTCAGCCGGGAGCGCATGTCGATGGTCTTGACGATCTGCCACGTGCCGGTGTCGACGACGGTGATGTGCCGGTCGCCCTTGGTCCAGTCCCAGCCCGGCGCGTCCAGGCTGGTGTCGACGTTGCCGATGGACATGTTCCAGAGGTAGCGGCCGCCGTTGGTGAACACGTTCTCGTGCGGTTTGTCGCCGGTGCTGAACGAGCCGAGCTGCGCGCCGGTGTTGATGTCCAGCACGTGCA
Protein-coding regions in this window:
- a CDS encoding PQQ-binding-like beta-propeller repeat protein, yielding MGTLSRRLLGAAATATLAASTIIPSSAAATAAEPLREVMFVGNNWEGTADVIKPSGDFARIGRINVVPDKTQRLAEIYLNPIRLAFYLGIQQGPGEGHDQLVDDMYSTPDGTALVASRPSFADVVSIDLTTGKIRWRFPVSGFRADHMAVSPDGTKVAVSASTANTVHVLDINTGAQLGSFSTGDKPHENVFTNGGRYLWNMSIGNVDTSLDAPGWDWTKGDRHITVVDTGTWQIVKTIDMRSRLNAFGRSDLSNAIRPAVFSPDFAKLYFQVSFFNGFIEYDVATDKITRVKTLPKNPATSDDRTTFVNDSRHHGLSMSPDGSKLCVAGTMDDYATVVDRATLHEGTLVPAAKPYWATVSGDGRDCVISESGADAVTAIDFATGQKVVSVPVGDHPQRVRLAHIPASWTGVTG
- a CDS encoding CocE/NonD family hydrolase yields the protein MSIRRRATAAAGALITVAALAVGGPATAAAAAPGGITHEQNPRVPEGAVWTEVYFPSADHSGVELHADVLRPANLPAGARTPVIVAVGPYFSHTGQTGPEGWTQSGPSSRFADFTSGTDLFARGYSYVMVDLRGFGGSTGCLDWVGPGEQADVKAAIRWAAGQPWSTGRVGMYGKSYDAVTGLVGNDLRLPALKAVVAQEPVWNMYNYLFSNGVPRPNVTGTPAAYNGIATLAPLPDDSDHYRANAAYESSHPECLSDNLKNNDNPDPDSSYWRARNLAARAKGTGTPLFVTQGFIENNTKPEDIQEYLGNHHGVERGWLGQWEHVRGNQTDDQGQLLQGRAGFFDEVMRFYDRYLKGVLPAVHDPAFAIEDSTGVWRAQPAWPIPTSVTSAKLTDGQYVDDGLPSALAATGVPGARQWDMEHAADPAPATARGLAPLPAAGDTHSYLTWSTPVTTRLRITGTPRIALTASAPGNVQVRLWDVAPGGSAVMFDENVALIAKAGRVGVDLKATDWTLESGHQLGVQVGTIGSGTWLDTPSGNTIQVSRARLSLALQDPARDVPTQGDRSPFLDTYLRQYTRTLTGVGAGSFPLALRGRH